One segment of Haliotis asinina isolate JCU_RB_2024 chromosome 12, JCU_Hal_asi_v2, whole genome shotgun sequence DNA contains the following:
- the LOC137258760 gene encoding uncharacterized protein: MKMLFVLVSCSLVGFSTGFVFKPPCETQQHTCYALSTCPTGTTPLDSLCFDNKICCVGTAQCLPDPCANGVCAFVGGVNTCTCNAGFTGPICDVDVCATTSPCQNGGTCMGTTTGSRYTCNCPAGFSGANCEIDACAANGPCQNGATCVPVLGSPYQTCTCAEGFTGINCETNLCMPNPCNNGTCSPAANANGYNCTCTGNFFGVTCESNLCFGNPCDTVDTGANCTYPNPSDVQTRLCVCTASAGYFGELCELNVCQPNPCNGGTCNNIGNTDYMCTCPFNRTGKNCTEAVCPGTGTECNSRGTCVPVGTTPTCNCTEGFFGNNCESQVPPCGIPIVPRVAGGVDDAPTANPWNVKIVQTITDSVFCSGTIIDLEWIVFDGYCAAFCGGGCHVLLGNNGTVSEQVRNISNIQVHPSANFNTSILTLAAAATPDPENILPYNVAVARLSAPISPGVGINRVCPPADVYNTFRSPRNCKVSGFGQQTRINETLYANASAVVRQVLDAILIDDSVCSFIRNKSQPATTHCGFSPSGALVCNGDNGAAVVCQNASSGEWTIEGTVSYLPDNTVNTCARTFIYTDMNAVWAWIQSVITQGPIA; encoded by the exons CATGTGAGACGCAACAGCATACGTGCTATGCACTATCTACATGTCCTACAGGCACTACACCACTGGACTCCCTGTGCTTTGACAACAAAATCTGTTGTGTTGGAACTGCGC AGTGTTTACCCGATCCATGCGCAAATGGGGTGTGTGCATTTGTCGGAGGAGTGAACACGTGCACCTGTAACGCTGGCTTCACTGGTCCCATCTGTGATGTAGATG TGTGTGCAACAACTTCGCCTTGTCAGAATGGTGGTACGTGCATGGGTACGACAACCGGTTCAAGATACACTTGCAATTGTCCAGCTGGTTTCTCCGGTGCCAACTGCGAAATAGATG CTTGTGCTGCTAATGGACCCTGTCAGAATGGCGCAACGTGTGTACCTGTACTGGGTTCTCCGTACCAAACCTGCACCTGTGCGGAAGGCTTCACTGGAATCAACTGCGAAACCAATT TGTGCATGCCAAACCCCTGCAACAATGGAACCTGCAGCCCTGCTGCTAACGCCAACGGGTACAACTGCACATGTACAGGCAACTTTTTTGGCGTTACCTGCGAAAGTAACT TGTGCTTTGGAAACCCCTGCGATACGGTAGATACGGGTGCCAACTGCACCTATCCTAATCCCTCCGATGTTCAGACAAGGCTCTGTGTTTGCACCGCTTCGGCTGGATACTTTGGCGAGCTATGTGAACTCAATG TGTGTCAGCCGAATCCCTGCAATGGCGGCACATGTAACAACATCGGGAACACAGACTACATGTGCACATGCCCCTTCAATCGGACTGGCAAGAACTGCACCGAAGCAG TGTGCCCCGGCACTGGGACGGAATGTAACAGCCGTGGTACGTGTGTACCTGTTGGAACGACACCCACGTGCAACTGTACCGAAGGCTTCTTTGGCAATAACTGTGAATCAC AGGTGCCCCCTTGTGGAATACCGATCGTCCCTCGTGTCGCTGGCGGAGTCGATGATGCACCCACAGCCAATCCATGGAATGTGAAAATCGTCCAAACGATTACTGATAGTGTGTTCTGCAGTGGTACCATAATTGACTTGGAATGGATTGTCTTCGATGGTTATTGTGCAGCTTT TTGTGGTGGCGGTTGTCACGTCTTGTTGGGAAACAACGGGACAGTATCGGAGCAAGTGAGAAACATATCTAACATACAAGTCCATCCGTCCGCCAACTTCAACACAAGTATTCTAACTCTGGCGGCGGCTGCGACTCCTGATCCAGAAAATATTCTCC CTTACAACGTGGCTGTGGCCCGTCTTTCTGCTCCTATCAGTCCTGGAGTAGGGATAAACCGCGTGTGTCCACCAGCTGATGTCTACAACACCTTCCGTTCTCCCAGAAACTGCAAAGTTTCTGGGTTTGGCCAGCAGACCCGAATAAATG aaacGCTTTACGCCAACGCTTCTGCCGTGGTCCGTCAGGTTCTTGACGCCATCCTCATTGATGACTCCGTATGCAGCTTTATAAGAAACAAATCTCAACCTGCAACAACCCATTGCGGCTTTTCCCCGTCTGGTGCCTTGGTCTGTAAC GGAGACAACGGTGCTGCCGTGGTGTGCCAGAACGCTTCCTCGGGTGAATGGACGATTGAGGGAACTGTATCTTACCTGCCTGATAACACGGTCAATACCTGCGCACGCACTTTCATCTACACTGATATGAATGCGGTGTGGGCCTGGATCCAGTCTGTCATAACCCAAGGACCGATCGCATAG